In Paenibacillus kyungheensis, the following are encoded in one genomic region:
- the nth gene encoding endonuclease III: MNATTVRHILDTIAGMFPDAHCELNHNNAFELTIAVLLSAQCTDATVNKVTADLFQKYHTPQDYISVPLEELEQDIRRIGLYRNKAKHIQNLCQILIEKYGGEVPGEHDLLVQLPGVGRKTANVVVSNAFDVPAFAVDTHVERVSKRLGLANWKDNVTEVENKLNKRVPRDEWTISHHRFIFFGRYHCKAQNPACQVCPLLDICREGKKRMKTSLVIKEKKVKPKISKSVEKNNTTT; encoded by the coding sequence ATGAATGCCACTACAGTGAGACATATTTTAGATACCATCGCTGGCATGTTCCCAGATGCGCACTGCGAACTTAATCATAACAATGCGTTTGAACTGACGATTGCTGTACTGCTCTCGGCACAATGCACAGATGCGACAGTCAACAAGGTGACGGCAGATTTATTTCAGAAATATCACACACCACAGGATTATATCTCTGTACCACTCGAAGAATTGGAACAAGATATACGGCGTATTGGATTGTATCGCAACAAAGCGAAGCATATTCAAAATTTATGCCAGATCCTGATTGAAAAATATGGTGGAGAAGTGCCTGGTGAACATGACCTGCTTGTACAGCTTCCAGGAGTTGGACGTAAGACAGCGAATGTGGTCGTATCCAATGCATTTGATGTGCCGGCTTTTGCAGTAGATACTCATGTTGAACGTGTATCCAAAAGGCTAGGACTCGCAAACTGGAAAGACAATGTAACCGAAGTGGAAAACAAGCTGAACAAGCGTGTACCCCGGGATGAATGGACGATTAGTCATCATCGTTTTATTTTTTTCGGACGGTATCATTGCAAAGCTCAAAATCCTGCTTGTCAGGTATGTCCACTATTGGACATTTGTCGTGAAGGCAAAAAAAGAATGAAAACTTCTCTAGTGATCAAAGAGAAAAAGGTCAAACCTAAAATCTCAAAGTCAGTAGAGAAAAACAACACTACAACATAA
- a CDS encoding dynamin family protein: MQAITPTTKDSFDHILEQLKSTLEQQGNTAAANKAQDLIQKHRSEELVLAFCGHFSAGKSSLMNWLCGKQVLPTSPIPTTANIAAIRDGEPRAIVHLNNQEPSFEIGLDELDEYCKNGGEYESVDLWDDIKLLGAHGVLLDTPGVDSTDAAHEAATYSALHRADVVFYVMDYNHVQSETNLSFAKTLSERGKPLYLIVNQIDKHDDLELPFADYQRGVAQSFAGRGIEPAGILYVSRQEPQHRHGKLERLRTVIGELLVEREPLRMYSLSQAIWELAEEHTKWLQAQMNHEQEQSDTEDEQHDDMTVEQLNAQLEQFEQQIVTAQNKIEDYRKSWSWEIGRLVDQANITPAPVRDLAQLYLESERPGFKKGFFASKDKTAQERAQRKSTFLNAYREQVAANLDVHVRGLLRGWSQEQQLWTEEQETLLTSSLPQITERDIEAGAGSDVAISGEYVLNYTRALREKTVAIYRRAALDAIERLFEQLQPKVEAEQHTLQQERDQLSERYQSLMHQQQLEQQKEQSDQAVRKLLPAREQLQAQWLPAIQEESIEAQSVDQINAPQTVQKEATAEQSPDASILNKSASNNPDDVPALAKGNTVSSHRKERLLQTAVQLRQASDMIEHIKGLSLPATELRRRAHVMENGKFTLALFGAFSAGKSSFANALLGEAVLPVSPHPMTAAITQIMAPEGEYGHGTAQVFMKSRTEMQEDISGAFRLLGLPEMTLEQDWGKQISSLSPARIHPSARAHYNFVIAAAAGWQEAEPLLGQELKIGLDQFRGFVSEETKSCFVRRIDLYYHCELTAQGMVLVDTPGADSVNARHTGVTFEYMKSADALVFVTYYNHAFTHGDRQLLEQLGRVKGSLALDNMFFVVNASDLASSEEEKNQVVERIVHELNTTGIRKPNIYALSSRRAIQGNDEGFRQFQQHFTSFADETLAGLAIQAAYDEVERVRKTVLTWEDAAKRGEAYRVERMQQLVQERAAAHAAAMRMFQTEPDRRIQEESGELLFHVRQRVRLKALDWMPEIFNPSLLNSESPDLKADFAACGRELLRRLSTELEQEVLATTLRMEKASERVVSERLEVYGREAEAAAAGLTLSKPELTKWQTPELAQMKIADVLDWKSLWSLFRNPRYFFEQGGREKFREEVSARLDQLIATMLDEQRERLSQYYIVGLNERLQEAADDMQRQIAEWVEGTEASLQTDVSADRWSALASDLYELSHHVSAEDQERIKQAYNL, translated from the coding sequence ATGCAAGCGATTACACCAACAACGAAAGATTCGTTCGATCATATACTAGAACAATTAAAATCAACACTGGAACAACAAGGAAATACGGCTGCTGCGAACAAAGCACAAGATTTAATCCAGAAGCATCGTTCCGAAGAATTGGTGCTTGCTTTTTGTGGGCACTTTTCTGCGGGTAAATCTAGCCTGATGAACTGGTTATGTGGTAAACAGGTATTACCGACCAGTCCTATTCCTACAACAGCAAATATTGCCGCGATTCGTGATGGAGAACCGCGTGCTATTGTACATTTAAATAATCAAGAGCCATCATTTGAAATAGGATTAGATGAATTAGATGAATATTGCAAAAACGGCGGTGAGTACGAATCTGTCGATCTATGGGACGATATTAAGCTTCTAGGCGCTCATGGTGTGTTACTAGATACACCGGGTGTAGATTCGACAGATGCGGCACACGAAGCGGCTACGTACTCTGCTCTGCATCGTGCTGATGTTGTATTTTATGTGATGGATTATAATCATGTTCAATCCGAAACCAATCTTTCTTTTGCCAAAACACTATCAGAACGAGGCAAACCTTTATATTTGATCGTCAATCAAATTGATAAGCATGATGATCTAGAGTTGCCTTTTGCCGACTACCAGCGCGGTGTAGCTCAGTCTTTTGCAGGACGTGGCATTGAGCCAGCAGGTATTCTGTATGTCTCCAGACAGGAACCTCAGCATCGTCATGGTAAGCTAGAACGACTGCGGACAGTGATCGGTGAATTGCTTGTAGAGCGTGAGCCGTTACGGATGTATAGCCTGTCACAAGCGATATGGGAATTAGCAGAAGAACATACCAAATGGCTACAAGCGCAAATGAACCATGAACAAGAGCAGTCTGATACTGAAGATGAACAGCATGATGATATGACTGTAGAACAACTCAATGCTCAATTAGAACAATTTGAACAACAGATCGTTACAGCGCAAAATAAAATCGAAGATTATCGCAAGTCATGGAGCTGGGAAATCGGACGTCTGGTCGATCAAGCGAATATTACGCCTGCACCTGTACGCGATCTCGCTCAACTGTATCTGGAAAGTGAACGACCTGGATTTAAAAAAGGATTTTTCGCTTCAAAAGACAAAACAGCGCAAGAACGTGCGCAACGCAAGTCTACTTTTTTGAACGCTTATCGTGAGCAAGTTGCTGCTAATCTGGATGTTCATGTACGTGGTTTATTGCGTGGATGGAGTCAGGAGCAACAGCTATGGACAGAAGAACAAGAAACATTGTTAACTTCTTCTTTGCCCCAGATCACAGAACGTGATATTGAAGCAGGCGCAGGCTCAGATGTAGCGATATCAGGTGAATATGTACTGAACTATACGCGTGCCTTACGTGAAAAAACAGTAGCTATTTATCGTCGTGCTGCACTGGATGCAATAGAGCGTTTATTTGAGCAATTACAACCCAAAGTAGAAGCCGAACAGCATACATTACAACAAGAACGTGATCAATTATCTGAACGCTATCAATCTTTGATGCATCAACAGCAGTTAGAACAGCAAAAAGAACAAAGCGATCAAGCAGTACGTAAGTTATTGCCTGCACGTGAACAACTTCAAGCACAATGGCTACCTGCTATTCAAGAAGAATCTATAGAAGCTCAATCTGTAGATCAGATCAATGCACCACAGACAGTACAGAAAGAAGCAACAGCAGAACAATCACCAGATGCTTCTATACTCAATAAAAGCGCAAGCAATAATCCAGATGATGTACCAGCATTAGCAAAAGGGAATACAGTATCTTCTCACCGCAAAGAGCGTCTGTTACAAACGGCTGTGCAATTACGTCAAGCGTCCGATATGATTGAACATATTAAAGGATTAAGCCTACCGGCTACCGAATTGCGTCGTCGTGCACATGTTATGGAAAATGGTAAATTCACGCTTGCTTTATTTGGTGCTTTTAGTGCAGGCAAGTCGTCTTTTGCAAATGCTTTGCTAGGAGAAGCGGTTCTTCCTGTTTCGCCGCATCCGATGACAGCTGCTATTACACAGATTATGGCACCTGAAGGTGAGTATGGTCATGGTACAGCACAAGTATTTATGAAAAGCAGAACCGAAATGCAAGAAGATATTAGCGGTGCTTTTCGCTTATTAGGATTGCCTGAGATGACGTTAGAGCAAGATTGGGGTAAACAGATATCTTCGTTATCTCCTGCCCGTATTCATCCATCTGCGCGCGCTCATTATAATTTTGTGATCGCAGCAGCGGCAGGCTGGCAAGAAGCAGAACCTTTGCTTGGACAAGAACTGAAAATAGGGCTGGATCAATTTAGAGGATTTGTATCCGAAGAAACCAAATCTTGTTTTGTCCGCCGTATTGATCTGTATTATCATTGCGAATTAACAGCTCAAGGGATGGTATTGGTAGATACACCGGGAGCCGATTCTGTTAATGCTCGTCATACCGGAGTTACTTTTGAATACATGAAATCAGCAGATGCACTCGTATTTGTTACGTATTATAATCATGCGTTTACTCATGGAGATCGTCAGTTGTTAGAACAATTAGGACGGGTTAAAGGCAGTCTTGCTTTAGACAATATGTTCTTTGTAGTTAATGCTTCTGATCTTGCTTCTTCAGAAGAAGAAAAGAATCAAGTAGTAGAACGTATAGTGCATGAGTTAAATACAACCGGAATTCGCAAACCTAATATCTATGCATTGTCTAGTCGTAGAGCGATTCAAGGAAATGATGAAGGATTCCGACAATTCCAACAGCATTTTACAAGCTTTGCCGATGAGACATTAGCAGGGCTTGCTATTCAAGCCGCTTATGACGAAGTGGAGCGGGTGCGCAAAACGGTACTCACATGGGAAGATGCGGCGAAGCGTGGAGAAGCTTATCGTGTAGAACGGATGCAACAATTGGTGCAAGAACGAGCCGCCGCACATGCCGCCGCTATGCGTATGTTCCAGACTGAACCTGATCGACGAATTCAAGAAGAAAGTGGCGAATTGTTATTCCATGTTCGTCAACGGGTACGCTTGAAGGCGCTAGATTGGATGCCTGAAATCTTTAATCCATCTCTGCTTAATAGTGAATCTCCTGATCTCAAAGCAGATTTTGCCGCTTGTGGACGAGAGCTATTGCGCCGTTTATCAACAGAATTAGAACAAGAAGTGCTAGCGACAACGTTACGTATGGAAAAAGCTTCTGAACGAGTGGTAAGTGAACGATTAGAAGTGTATGGACGTGAAGCAGAAGCGGCAGCCGCAGGTTTGACGTTGTCTAAGCCAGAATTAACGAAATGGCAGACACCCGAATTAGCACAAATGAAAATAGCAGATGTACTGGATTGGAAGTCACTCTGGTCGTTGTTCCGTAATCCTCGCTATTTCTTCGAGCAAGGTGGACGTGAGAAATTCCGTGAAGAAGTATCTGCGCGATTGGATCAGCTGATTGCGACGATGTTGGATGAGCAACGTGAACGTTTGTCACAATATTATATTGTCGGACTAAATGAAAGATTACAAGAAGCAGCTGACGATATGCAGCGTCAAATTGCAGAATGGGTCGAAGGAACAGAAGCATCGTTACAAACAGACGTTAGCGCAGACCGTTGGTCAGCATTAGCGAGTGATTTGTATGAATTAAGTCATCATGTGTCCGCAGAAGATCAAGAAAGAATCAAGCAAGCCTATAATTTGTAA
- the leuD gene encoding 3-isopropylmalate dehydratase small subunit yields the protein MEEFKQLNGIVAPVDRVNVDTDAIIPKQFLKRIERTGFGQFLFYEWRWDEAGNVNQEFEMNKPRYEGASVLVSRANFGCGSSREHAPWAIMDYGFRCVIAPSFADIFYNNCFKNGILPIKLSEEQVQDIFQRTADHEGYRLKVDLENKQLSDDYGLTIDFDLDEHRRQFLLQGLDDIGLTLQHEADITAYEKNKAQHLFV from the coding sequence ATGGAAGAATTTAAACAATTAAATGGAATCGTGGCTCCTGTAGACCGCGTGAATGTAGATACAGATGCTATTATTCCGAAGCAGTTTTTGAAAAGAATTGAACGTACTGGTTTTGGACAATTTCTATTTTACGAATGGCGCTGGGATGAAGCAGGGAATGTGAATCAAGAATTCGAAATGAATAAACCTCGCTACGAAGGTGCTTCTGTACTTGTTTCTCGTGCCAACTTTGGTTGCGGTTCTTCTCGTGAACATGCGCCGTGGGCGATTATGGATTACGGATTCCGTTGTGTGATTGCACCATCATTTGCTGATATTTTCTACAACAACTGTTTTAAAAATGGTATTTTGCCAATCAAATTATCAGAAGAGCAAGTACAGGATATTTTCCAACGTACTGCCGATCATGAAGGATATCGCTTAAAAGTCGATTTGGAGAACAAACAATTGTCTGATGATTATGGTCTGACGATAGATTTTGATCTTGATGAGCATCGTCGTCAATTTTTGCTTCAAGGTCTGGATGATATCGGCTTGACGTTACAACATGAAGCTGATATTACAGCATACGAAAAAAACAAAGCTCAACATTTATTCGTATAA
- a CDS encoding N-acetylmuramoyl-L-alanine amidase family protein, translated as MKKFAFLLFLFAFMWSFPHISDAATNTRVVLDGQQLSIPEDVQNIDGSVMVPIRVISQELGYQVTWDQDAGKVAIDGEGKSITLNIGKKSAFVDNQTYTLNTAPVVQNGTTLVPIRLVSEQMGIKVNWNNSDKIVTLATTGTSTGGGTTSESGSNAENGLALVNGISFSESRLLVTLDKNVAPKVSKMDSPNRIVIDLPNSDFGGGFGQSASAGQIQTLAVENNDKVSQIRYSQYSTDPSSVRIVIDLNNKQNYEVFNEGNGLLIVDLTPDNGTTPKPTVPTTTEGTTQGGSSVGNDGKKVVVIDAGHGYQDPGAIGSVSSEKALNLAVALKVEAILKQDPNIDVVLTRSDDTFLELKQRVKVAEKLNADLFVSIHANSSSSSAASGTETYYQRSNSKKLAQTIHKYLVAATGFKDRGVQYGNFHVIRETTMPAVLLEVGFISNKSEEAKMNDASRQQAVADGVVKGIKEYLGVS; from the coding sequence ATGAAGAAATTTGCTTTTTTGTTATTTTTGTTTGCGTTTATGTGGTCCTTTCCCCACATCAGTGATGCTGCCACGAACACACGTGTTGTACTAGATGGACAGCAACTTAGTATTCCGGAAGATGTGCAGAATATTGATGGTTCGGTGATGGTGCCGATTCGTGTGATTTCTCAGGAATTGGGTTATCAAGTAACCTGGGATCAAGATGCTGGTAAGGTTGCGATTGATGGTGAAGGTAAATCAATCACATTGAATATTGGCAAAAAATCGGCTTTTGTCGACAACCAAACGTACACGCTGAATACAGCACCTGTGGTTCAAAATGGAACAACATTGGTACCGATTCGTCTGGTTAGTGAACAGATGGGGATCAAAGTAAACTGGAATAACAGCGACAAAATTGTCACGTTGGCAACAACAGGCACGAGCACCGGCGGAGGAACGACTTCGGAATCAGGATCAAACGCCGAGAACGGTCTTGCACTGGTGAACGGTATTAGCTTCAGTGAAAGCCGCTTATTGGTTACACTGGACAAAAACGTAGCACCGAAAGTATCCAAAATGGATTCACCTAATCGGATTGTGATTGATCTGCCTAACTCTGATTTTGGTGGAGGATTTGGTCAATCAGCAAGTGCCGGACAAATTCAAACGCTTGCTGTAGAGAACAATGATAAAGTTTCTCAAATTCGTTACTCACAGTACAGCACAGATCCTTCTTCTGTTCGGATCGTTATTGATCTGAACAACAAGCAGAATTATGAAGTCTTTAACGAAGGCAATGGATTGTTGATCGTTGATCTAACACCAGATAACGGCACGACACCTAAGCCTACTGTTCCAACAACGACAGAAGGAACAACGCAAGGTGGATCTTCTGTAGGAAATGATGGCAAAAAAGTTGTCGTTATTGATGCAGGACATGGATATCAAGATCCAGGAGCGATCGGTTCTGTAAGTAGTGAGAAAGCATTGAATCTTGCAGTCGCTTTGAAAGTAGAAGCTATTTTAAAACAAGATCCAAATATTGATGTAGTTCTTACACGTTCAGATGATACATTCCTTGAACTGAAACAACGTGTCAAAGTAGCTGAAAAGCTGAATGCAGATCTATTCGTCTCGATTCACGCGAACAGCAGTAGTTCTTCTGCGGCTTCCGGTACAGAAACATATTACCAACGCAGCAATAGCAAAAAGCTAGCACAGACGATTCACAAGTATCTAGTAGCTGCAACAGGCTTTAAAGATCGTGGTGTACAATATGGTAATTTCCATGTCATCCGCGAAACGACAATGCCAGCAGTATTGTTAGAAGTTGGATTTATCAGTAATAAATCCGAAGAAGCTAAAATGAATGATGCTTCCAGACAACAAGCGGTTGCTGACGGTGTCGTTAAAGGAATCAAAGAATATTTAGGTGTATCCTAA
- a CDS encoding NAD/NADP transhydrogenase alpha subunit: protein MKCISVYTDNFEQFSDIFEQVVAEELAENEEKEVDGITVNYSGDVPDYYIERMAQKRDVVVMKDKGKGITILQHGKLFEILVPVAEKEASVI from the coding sequence ATGAAATGCATTTCTGTATACACTGATAATTTTGAACAATTTTCTGATATCTTTGAGCAAGTGGTAGCAGAAGAATTGGCTGAAAACGAAGAAAAAGAAGTTGACGGTATTACTGTTAACTATTCTGGCGATGTACCTGATTACTATATCGAGCGTATGGCACAAAAACGCGATGTTGTTGTGATGAAAGACAAAGGTAAAGGAATTACTATTTTGCAACATGGTAAATTGTTCGAAATTCTAGTTCCTGTTGCTGAAAAAGAAGCTAGCGTTATCTAA